In Alkalihalobacillus sp. AL-G, the genomic stretch GACCGGTTGAAAGAAGAAAAGGAACGAAGCATTTCAATTGAGCCGGGATTTGCGCCAATTGAACTTGGTGATGGGTACAATGTTTCAATCATAGATGTACCCGGTCATGAAAAATTCATTCGACAGATGATTGCTGGTGTGGCAGGAATTGATCTTGTTATATTAGTTGTGGCTGGTGATGAAGGTGTGATGCCGCAGACGAAAGAACATGTGGAAATCCTTAATTATTTAGGTATCGAACATGCGGTTATCACTGTGACGAAAAAGGACAAGGTTGATCCGGAAATGCTGGATCTTGTAACGGAAGACATCCAAACCGAGTTGACTGGATCAGTATTGGAACATGCACCGCTTTATTTTGTTGACAGTATATCTAAAACAGGGATAGAAGATCTAATAAGTGGAATCAAGCAAACTTTACCTAAAGTGTCAAAACGGAATGCAGCCTCCCCGTTTCGTATGCCAATAGATCAATCGTTTACATTGCGGGGAAAAGGGGCGATTGTAAGAGGGACAGTCTTTGATGGGACTGTACAGGAAGGTGATTCACTCACTTTACTTCCTCAGAACAAGACTGTTCGAGTAAAACAGCTACAAGTACATAAACAAAACGTTCATAAAGCCGTTGCAGGTCAGCGGACAGCTATTAATCTCGGTGGTATCACGGCTGGTGCAATAGATCGAGGGGACATTCTGACGAAAAATTCAACCGTTACTCCCAGCAAAACGATCGATCTCGTTTTAAACGTACAAGATGTCCCTGAACATCCATTAAAACAGCGATCACGAGTTAAATTCCATACAGGAACATCTGAAGTAATGGGAACAATTGTATTTTTTGACCGTAATGAGTTGACTGAATCAACAACAGATGAAGTCCTTTGCCAGATCCGTTTAGATGAACCAGTAGCGGTGATGAGAGAGGATCGGTTTATTGTACGGAGACCTTCACCCGTTGAAACGATTGGTGGCGGATGGATACTCAATCCACATGGTGCTAAGTACAGGTTTGGACAAGGTACTATTGATACACTAAAACAGAAAAAAGAAGGCACACCTGAGGAAAGGATAATAAGCACTCTTGAGAAAATGAAACTCGCTACAATAGAGGATATTAGTAAAGAAGTGGGTGAACCGAGACAAGAAATAGAAACGAATATTGTTTCTTTACTGGATCAAAACAAGGTGATCTCGCTGAACGCAACTTCCTATGCTTTAGTTGAAGGTTTAATCCGAGTAAGTGAATGGTTGACTCAGGAACTAATGGAGTATCATCACCAGTATCCAATGCGGACCGGACGCCAAAAAGCAGAAATTGTACAGGAATTGAAAGGACAACTCCCAACATTGCTTATCGAATTTGTCATCGAACAGCTCAAAACAGACCAGAAGATCCGAAAAGAGGGTCCTCTCCTTTCTATGTATAATCACAAACCGTCCTACCCTGAAAAGTGGCAGAAACGGTTTAGAAATGTCGTTGAACAATTGAAAAATGCAGGGATAAAACATGAAGGACTACGATCCATATTTGATCAACAATCGATTCCAGAAGAATACTATTCAGAGTTTGAAAACTATTTACTTGAAACCGGAAGTGTAATCGTAATGGAAGATAGTACATTCGTGCATCGCAATGTTTTTGTCGATACGATAGAAAAGCTGCATAATCATGTCCCAAATCTTTTTACTGTGCAAGATGCAAAGTCTATCCTTGATCTTTCGCGAAAGTACTGCATTATGCTGCTTGAAAAGATGGATGATCTAGGTGTTACGGTTCGGGTCGAAAATGAACGAAAGTGGGTGCCTCATAAACTTGACTCATACATCTCTAGAAAGTAAACAAACTAGAATTGGTTTTTGGACCCCATATTTAAAAAGCAAACGGGGAAACTCAACGACAGCATTGAGAATTGTCACTGGTCTTCGGGGAGCAGGCTATGATGTAGAAGTATTTTCATACGAAGAGGAAACGTGGAATAAAGAAAGTATAGAACGGATGGGCACTTGTGATCTTTTTCATATTTTGCATTTTTATCGCTTTTCAATGTGGCAAATCCATAATGGTTTTGGTTTAACCAAGCCTTATGTGGTTACTTCGGGTGGAACCGATGTCCATCAAAATATCCACAATCCTGATCAAAGGGAGCAAATGAATGCACTTCTCAACAACGCAAGTGCGATTACTGTATTTACGAAAGATGCAGCCACCGTTGTTGAAGATGTTTATCCTAGCGCACGAGGGAGCATATCAGTGATTCCGCAAAGTGTTTGGCTGCCGGAAAGGACCAATTATCAAGGGTTACAACTTGAATCCGGTTTTCCGAAACTACTGCTCCCGGCAGGACTTCGATCAGTGAAAGATGTTTTTTATGTTTTTGGAGCATTAAAGTTGCTACAAACCCGCTATCCTATGATAAAATTTACTATCGTCGGAGAGTCTTTAGAAGAAGATATATTGCGAGAAGTTAAAACTCATGAAGAGGCTTATCCTTGGTTCCGTTACATAAGTGGCATTCCGCTAGGAGCTATGCATCAAATGTATGAATGGGCAGATGTCGTCATTAATACCTCGATAACTGAGGGGCAGCCACTTGCTTTAATGGAAGCGATGGCCTTCGGGGTGCCTGTTTTAGCGAGGGATAATGCAGGTAATCGTAGTTTGGTTGATGACGGTGCAGATGGTCTAATGTTTTGTAATCCTAGTGAATTTACGGAGCAATTTGTAAGGTTGATTGATGATGAAAAGTTATATAAGGACATATCTAGCCATGCAAAAGATAAGGCAAGTAGTAAGTTTAGCTTAGATTTTGAAATCAAACAATATGAAGAGAAGTACAAATTAATAAGAGGTGTATGAGATGAAAAAGGTTACGAGTATTTTATTTGCAGTTATATTGTTGGTTGCACTTGCGGCTTGTGGTGGAGGAAACTCAGATGGTGCAAGCGGTGACGGTGATAAGGAAAAGCTGACCATCGGCGTCATTCCTGCACAGACCGAAGGGGAGATGCAGGGGGCGATGGATAAGCTTCAAAAGCTTTTATCCGATGAACTAGATCGTTCTGTATCGATTGAAACCTACCCGGATTATAACGGTGTCGTGGAAGCGATGAACTATGACAATATCGATATGGCGTTCTTTGGACCACTCACCTATGTTATTGCTCATGAAAAAAGTGGTGCAAAAGCAATCATCACGCAGCTTGTCGATGGGGAACCGTTTTACCATTCGTTTATGATCACTCACAAAGATACACCCTATGAATCCTTAGATGATATTGTGAAAAATAGTAAAAAAGTCGATTTTGCTTTTGGTGACCCAAGTTCAACCTCTGGTTCATTGATTCCGAGTATTGAATTAAAGGATCGTGGAGTGTACACGTCTCAAAGCGACCATGAGTTTAAAACGATTCGTTTCACAGGTTCTCATGATGCGACAGCATTATCAATACAAAATCAGGAAGTAACCGTAGGTGCGATTGACAGTGCCATCTATAATCAGCTTGTCGAATCGGGAAAGATTAAGGGAGACAAGCTTAAAGTCATCTGGAAATCGGAAGAATTGTTCCAATACCCGTGGGCTGTTAACAAAAACATGGACGAAGACCTGATCAAAAAACTTCAGAACATATTTGTCGATATAAAAGACGAAGAAATTTTAAATGCCTTTGGAGCATCTGGATTTACGAAAGCAAGCAACGAGGATTACGCAAGTATCCGAAAGGCAGCAGTCAAGCAGGGCATTATTAAGGAGTAGAGGCGGCCATGGTTTGGTTTAAGCGACGTCACCTGATAATTGGAATCATCCTGATCCTTTTCATTAATCAAAGTATGAAGGCGACAGAATTCGAACTCTCGAAATTTGAAAACTTTTATAATATGATTGAATTTTTATCTGGATGGTTCCCGTTGAATATGGAAATTTTTCCTGACATGGTCGTGGAGAGTCTTGACACGTTGGCGATGGCATTTTTGGGGAGCCTGCTCGGTCTTGTTCTAGCGTTACCATTAAGTTTTATGGCGGCTCGGAATACGAGCCGTTTCCGTTTTTTATACGGATTTATGAGAATCGGATTAAGTTTTTTACGTTCGGTTCCTGAAATTGTGTTTGGTCTTATTTTCTTAACAGCACTTGGACTTGGGCCGTTCCCAGCGGTACTTGCCATCGTTTTACATAATGTAGGGGTACTCGGTAAGCTTATCTCCGAACTGATTGAGGCAGCTGATGACGGTCCGCAGGATGCGATGAAATCAGTCGGTGCAAGAAGATGGATTGCCAACCTGTTTGCCATTCTTCCACAAATTTGGC encodes the following:
- the selB gene encoding selenocysteine-specific translation elongation factor, which translates into the protein MPDTFFTIGMAGHIDHGKTALTKALTNIDTDRLKEEKERSISIEPGFAPIELGDGYNVSIIDVPGHEKFIRQMIAGVAGIDLVILVVAGDEGVMPQTKEHVEILNYLGIEHAVITVTKKDKVDPEMLDLVTEDIQTELTGSVLEHAPLYFVDSISKTGIEDLISGIKQTLPKVSKRNAASPFRMPIDQSFTLRGKGAIVRGTVFDGTVQEGDSLTLLPQNKTVRVKQLQVHKQNVHKAVAGQRTAINLGGITAGAIDRGDILTKNSTVTPSKTIDLVLNVQDVPEHPLKQRSRVKFHTGTSEVMGTIVFFDRNELTESTTDEVLCQIRLDEPVAVMREDRFIVRRPSPVETIGGGWILNPHGAKYRFGQGTIDTLKQKKEGTPEERIISTLEKMKLATIEDISKEVGEPRQEIETNIVSLLDQNKVISLNATSYALVEGLIRVSEWLTQELMEYHHQYPMRTGRQKAEIVQELKGQLPTLLIEFVIEQLKTDQKIRKEGPLLSMYNHKPSYPEKWQKRFRNVVEQLKNAGIKHEGLRSIFDQQSIPEEYYSEFENYLLETGSVIVMEDSTFVHRNVFVDTIEKLHNHVPNLFTVQDAKSILDLSRKYCIMLLEKMDDLGVTVRVENERKWVPHKLDSYISRK
- a CDS encoding glycosyltransferase — protein: MTHTSLESKQTRIGFWTPYLKSKRGNSTTALRIVTGLRGAGYDVEVFSYEEETWNKESIERMGTCDLFHILHFYRFSMWQIHNGFGLTKPYVVTSGGTDVHQNIHNPDQREQMNALLNNASAITVFTKDAATVVEDVYPSARGSISVIPQSVWLPERTNYQGLQLESGFPKLLLPAGLRSVKDVFYVFGALKLLQTRYPMIKFTIVGESLEEDILREVKTHEEAYPWFRYISGIPLGAMHQMYEWADVVINTSITEGQPLALMEAMAFGVPVLARDNAGNRSLVDDGADGLMFCNPSEFTEQFVRLIDDEKLYKDISSHAKDKASSKFSLDFEIKQYEEKYKLIRGV
- the phnD gene encoding phosphate/phosphite/phosphonate ABC transporter substrate-binding protein is translated as MKKVTSILFAVILLVALAACGGGNSDGASGDGDKEKLTIGVIPAQTEGEMQGAMDKLQKLLSDELDRSVSIETYPDYNGVVEAMNYDNIDMAFFGPLTYVIAHEKSGAKAIITQLVDGEPFYHSFMITHKDTPYESLDDIVKNSKKVDFAFGDPSSTSGSLIPSIELKDRGVYTSQSDHEFKTIRFTGSHDATALSIQNQEVTVGAIDSAIYNQLVESGKIKGDKLKVIWKSEELFQYPWAVNKNMDEDLIKKLQNIFVDIKDEEILNAFGASGFTKASNEDYASIRKAAVKQGIIKE
- the phnE gene encoding phosphonate ABC transporter, permease protein PhnE encodes the protein MVWFKRRHLIIGIILILFINQSMKATEFELSKFENFYNMIEFLSGWFPLNMEIFPDMVVESLDTLAMAFLGSLLGLVLALPLSFMAARNTSRFRFLYGFMRIGLSFLRSVPEIVFGLIFLTALGLGPFPAVLAIVLHNVGVLGKLISELIEAADDGPQDAMKSVGARRWIANLFAILPQIWPNVLSHYFYRFEVAIRTSLILGFIGGGGIGQQLFIHFKIFAYPSVAVDVLLIMIMVVVVDFVGSKIREMVI